The Bacillaceae bacterium IKA-2 DNA window CGAAAGCAGATCTTTGGTTAAGTGAAAATCCACCGATGTTTACATGGGGAGGCGTTTCGATGATTGAGGACCGAGGTGAAATTTTTCCGTCGCTTGAAGTAGATCCAAGTCATCAAGGTGTGCAATTATTAGCAAGTACTCACCAAGCTATTTTTAATACTAAGGTAGTTATCGATGTTTCACCTACAGTTACAGATGGAGGATGGTTAGGTGATGCAGGCATACCAGCAGTTATCTACGGACCCGGTGATTTAAACAACGCCCATGCTGTTAATGAACAAGTGTCAATCGAACAGGTGCTAGAGTATACGAAAGTAATTGCCAAGTTTATTTATCAATGGAGCCATACAAAACAAGTTGCTAGTAAGGAGGAATGCTCTAATGAAATTTAGTGAACGACTACATAAAGAATTACAACCGATTTGGAGAAAAAACCATGCCCATCCTTTTGTACAAGGGATTGGCGACGGTTCGCTTGATAAAGAAAAGTTTCGTTTCTTTATGGTCCAAGATTATTTATACTTGATCGAATATGCGAAGTTATTTGCTTTGGGAGTTGTAAAAGCAAATGATTTAGAAACGATGGGGCGATTCGCTAGCTTACTTCACTCAACTCTGAATGAAGAAATGGCTCTGCACAGACAATATGCAACAAAATTCGGTGTAACAGAAGCTGATTTTAGAAATGCGAGTCCGGCGCCAACCACATTAGCCTACACACATTATATGTTACATGTAGGTCAAAACGGAACGTTAGCAGATCTTGTGGCAGCAGTTCTACCTTGTACATGGAGCTATTGGGAGATTGGCAAAGAGTTAAATGAAATTCCAGGGGCACGTGAAGATGAATTTTACGGGGAATGGATACAAATGTATAGTTCCGCTGAATTTGGTCAGTTGGCAGAGTGGTGCATTGAGCTCCTTGATAATCTAACCGAGGGACTACCAGAAAGAGACTTAAAACGACTAGAAGAAATCTTTCTAAATACAACGAGGTTTGAATATATGTTTTGGGATATGTCCTACAATCAAGAGATGTGGCCTACGGACGACTAAAATTAAAGAGGTTGTTCAATAAAGGCTGGAAATATTCCTTGTTGAACAACCGCTATTTTAGTTGATACTAAGCAGGAAAATGGAGCTTCAATTTTTAGTGTGTTACGATTATTATAAATGATTTAGAGAGAAAAGGAGTGCTTTTGCATGAAACTAGTATCCATTGAACCAACGCCAAGTCCAAATTCGATGAAATTAATTTTAGATGAAAATTTACCAAATAATCTATCCTACAATTTTAAAAAAGAGGAAAAAGACAACGCACCACTTCATTTACAAAAATTATTCGAAATTGATGGCATAAAAGGCGTCTATCAAGTGATAAACTTTATCGCTATAGAACGAAATTCTAAGATCGATTGGCAAGTAATTTTACCGCAAGTACGGGAAGTATTTGGAGAAGAGGCTGAAGTAGTCCAAGAGACACAAACAGGACCAAGTGATTCATTTGGTGAACTGAAAGTATTCGTCCATATGTTCCGTGGTATTCCAATTCAAATTAAAATTGAAACCGACGAAGGAGAACAACGTTTTGGTCTCCCGGATCGCTTTAAGGAAGCTATTTTGGAGGCGCAATCTTCTTCAGATAACCTCGTTAAAGAACGACAGTGGAAAGATTATGGCGTACGTTACGGTGAGATTGAGGAAATCGCTGTTGAAGTTGTTGAAGAATTGTCGGCCGCATATGATAGTGACCGTCTAAAACAGCTTGTAGAAACGGCATTTAAAAAAGAAGAAGAGCGCCTAAAAGTTATCAAAATCACTTCAGAACAAGTTGTTGAGGCTTTTAAAAGTGATGATTGGAAAATACGCTATGCAGCACTTGATAAAATGGATCCCAAAAAAGAAGATATTCCTTTGTTAGCAAAAGCATTAGGTGATGAGAAACCCTCAATTCGCCGCCTAGCTGTCGTTTTTTTAGGAATCATTGAAGAGGAAGAAGTGCTCCCATATATGTATCAAGCGCTTCAAGACCGAACTGTAACAGTCAGACGAACTGCAGGTGACTGTTTATCAGACATCGGAAATCCAAAAGCAACTCCTGCAATGATAGATGCTCTGAAGGATAAAAATAAACTAGTTCGTTGGCGAGCCGCGATGTTTTTATATGAAGTCGGTGACGAAAGTGCACTAGCGGCGTTGGCTGAAGCAGAAGATGATTCAGAATTTGAAGTTAGTTTACAAATCAAAATGGCGATAAAACGGATCGAAAGCGGCGAAGAAGCAGCTGGATCAGTATGGCAGCAGATGACAAATGCACGTAAGACCAACTAGGTATGAAGTGAGAGGGCGTGGGAAATTTCCACGTCCTTATTTTTGTTGCTACAATATAAAAGTTAAAATATTAAAAAAAGGTTATGATGAAAATAAAGAATTTAATAAATTAAATATAAATAAGGGGATAAGTAATGA harbors:
- the tenA gene encoding thiaminase II, which codes for MKFSERLHKELQPIWRKNHAHPFVQGIGDGSLDKEKFRFFMVQDYLYLIEYAKLFALGVVKANDLETMGRFASLLHSTLNEEMALHRQYATKFGVTEADFRNASPAPTTLAYTHYMLHVGQNGTLADLVAAVLPCTWSYWEIGKELNEIPGAREDEFYGEWIQMYSSAEFGQLAEWCIELLDNLTEGLPERDLKRLEEIFLNTTRFEYMFWDMSYNQEMWPTDD
- a CDS encoding conserved virulence factor C family protein, whose protein sequence is MKLVSIEPTPSPNSMKLILDENLPNNLSYNFKKEEKDNAPLHLQKLFEIDGIKGVYQVINFIAIERNSKIDWQVILPQVREVFGEEAEVVQETQTGPSDSFGELKVFVHMFRGIPIQIKIETDEGEQRFGLPDRFKEAILEAQSSSDNLVKERQWKDYGVRYGEIEEIAVEVVEELSAAYDSDRLKQLVETAFKKEEERLKVIKITSEQVVEAFKSDDWKIRYAALDKMDPKKEDIPLLAKALGDEKPSIRRLAVVFLGIIEEEEVLPYMYQALQDRTVTVRRTAGDCLSDIGNPKATPAMIDALKDKNKLVRWRAAMFLYEVGDESALAALAEAEDDSEFEVSLQIKMAIKRIESGEEAAGSVWQQMTNARKTN